Sequence from the Argentina anserina chromosome 7, drPotAnse1.1, whole genome shotgun sequence genome:
aattcaatacgtccattggttttgattagtttgataccttaacgatcatgaaatcggctgaaattttgtgcaGATGATCTGTACattataacctagatatttgacggtggagatgtgaaaactcaattgaaattttgattaaaaaatgaaaatctatatcttagcttaaggtacggacctCCGCCTTACCCATAATGACCGGTAGACAACTGCAATAAGCAAACCTAGCTATAGTACGCCCTTCCTTTAAATTTTCACATATAAATTTAGAAACTAAGtaaatcaaaatcagaaaataataACTTTACAAGCAAGCAACTTAATTAGACAAAAAATAATTCTTAATTTGAGACTGACCGAGACTGAAGCTAGGTTTTGGCATGTGAAGGGTTGATCTGGTTTTGATTGTGACCTCTACTAGAGGAGAGGTACAGGTGGCTTCCCAAATGCCTGAACGAAACAACGACGTGTTTACTGTGTGTAACGAGAATTGTAACGGCCAAACAGCGACTGTAGCTCTttgtttaaagtttaaacaaAACGCAGCCCACGGTTTCTGGATATCAAAACTACTAAGTATAGAATCTTAGGGTTTACAAGTTCCACTTTCTTAAAACTAATCTCAATGACAGGGTCCATGCAACAATCATCTAGTCCTCATTTCGTTGtacattatatttattttgactCATTCAGGTTTAGAGTGGCCGGTATGAATTTATAGTTGAGTTTAGTCGGTGTGGCTTCTCACGACAGTTCAGTTTAGTTTGGTTTTATAATGCAAAAAACGTTATAAATAAACTCTAATTCCAATTGAGCATACGTACGAGAAACGGCAATATGACGTACTGATACTATGCCATAGACATAACTAGTTATCAAGAATCGGTATTGATCACCATTACGGTATCTGGTCTCACGAGTTGACTTCCGCGAATAGCCATCAGAAGTATAAACTTTATATACATAGTAAACAATGAGTGAAACATATATTAACTCATTACATTTACGACTTTCTCATTTAAGAATAAGACATTTTATGGAATCTCGTGAACATCTTCACAAGACATATTTGTAGCGCAATATTTGATTGTAAACTTCCTAAGAAGATATGTATCACACCACAATTGATAAGATGATCAAGGATCCAATTAAAAAATGCTTGTGATCACATAAACCGCGTGGTACGTGGAAATTGTAATAGCTAGTTAGGTACCACAAGCGGTCTAATTCAGCCGCCATCATTAAGATTAAGGTTGTGACATTAAACAAACGCGATGCTTTTTTTCCGATGGAAAAAACAAATGTGAagcttaattattaatttgtttTGGTCATGACATTGGACCAAGACATACTTAAATTTCTCTATCTATAATAATTCAATAACCAAATGTCGGACCCAAATTGCTCAATACCTTCTTGCCACCTTACACCAAGGGTTTAGTGTTAGTGTTACAAGAGCTAAATTTGGGGACTTAGCTTCTCGTAGCCTTGTATTACGGTGTGTTATCTCAGTGAGACATGCACACAACAAGTCAAAGTCAAAGAGTTAGCGGTGCGCCGGCCTTCGACCATCCGAAGTTTAAATTAATATCCGGAGCGGAATACATTCGAGAGTTAAGGACTTAGGAATACGTTACCTCTTTTAGGTGGTTTGGACAACCCATTTATAGGTGTATGACCCTTCCCTCGATGTGGGAATGTGTGTCAGTGCGTTGTATTTACCTCTAGAGGCAAACCACCGTGGGTGGTGTTAGTGGCGATACCCGAGCAAGTATAGGGGTTGTCAGATCAGCATGTCTGCCTGCTGGGTTTTTCAAGTCTCTGACCACTGGTCCGGTGACCGGAGCAGAAGGAGATTAAGCTCGAGATCACCTCATTTAGAGGGTGGAGTTAACAATTAGTATTTCCTCAATAACAATAAATGAAGAAATAGATGCCACTTGAAATATAGGACGGATGTAGACATGCATGTAGATATGGCAAAGAGTGCGAGTGTGACAACTTGAATCCTAATATTTATCAAGGAAAATGAATGAGTTTGCCATCATATGACATTGGAATTTAAAAAGGATTGTCATATTTTAAAAAGGAGAGGTATGAAAGCGAATGATATATAAGCCATATAGTTCAAGTTAACACACTTGCACGTGATCTTTCCTCCCCAAGTCTATGTTCACGTACTTGAATAGATATTAACAAGAACACATGCATGCACTTGCTATGAAACCATACTTAGTGGTGGTGATTCAATTGATTAATATCAGTGTACATGTACATTCACACATTTACTCAATACTATATATTCCTGCAAAGTTCAAATAATCATGTTCATCATATAATTACAATCAAGACGGACCTAATTGTAATAAAGTAAACATAATGGAGAACGAAAAATGTACATTTTGTCATTGTCAACTATAGTATATGTAACTCAAGTACGTAGATAACTATCCTCGTAGCTAATttaacaagttgtttgaaCCGTATCATTCTTGGGTTAGTCTCATCTATAGCGTTATATGACAATCTAATCCTTATTCATTAATCAAATCTTAGTTTTTAAAAAGGGTTTCTATCATACTACTTATTTTCGGGTCATGTGAATATACGAAGTTACACACAATCTCTTTTGGATTTTTTATATACacaactttgttttttttttttttgaaatggaaTCTTTGTTGTTTGATCTCAAAGGACATTGAATCGGTGGagaattgatttttttataaaaccCTAACCCCATCATATCAACAGAAGACAGCTTCCTCTTTTACCAGCTGTGACCAGTTGAGAAGAGAAAGCTCTCGTGTGGCACATATCGCCTGCCCCTCGCGCGCGCCCATACCTCATCTTCATGCCGTCGGCGCGAACTTGGATCCAATGACCAAAACACCCTCCGCCCCCACGAGTTATGAGCGACTGCTCTTCCTCTTGTTCTGTTAGCTCCACCAACTCCTGGATTTAGTATATTCTGACACGAGATTACGGTTCTGCCCTCCGGGTGTCATTAGTTTATGGTTCAGGTAGTGGTGGGTGCCTGGGTGGTGTGggtagaaaaagaaaaagttgttatgaaacaactattaatactaatataaaaatatagaaaGGCGTAGCGAGAgaattagggttagggtttttggaaatattttttttttgttacatagGGTTTTGGATATTTCGAACTCATGTACTCTTTTATGGTCACAGACTCAGAGTTTTAAATCtggatataaatatatatgatatgatACATAGGTGTTGAGTTAGGCAAGGGAAAAGTGGCAGGTAGGTTGAGTTATGACACGTGTCGAGCTTTGGATGCATTGGATTTTTAGGTGTTTGGATTTGTGGTAAGGTGGTTTTGCAATAgtttttagttttagttttagtttaGTTGCGAGCTAAAACCATATTGTCGTGCTTTCTTCCCCGCACGCAACCTTTTGATGAATGTGAAGTAGTTAGGGTTTCCGTGTCACCGTGTGAGTCATTAGGGTAATTTTTACATCACTAGAGTTATGTTTATGTGAAGTTTAGGGTATTAAGTTATTAGCGTATGTTCGGACTTAATATGTATCTTTGATAATAAATGTAAACACATTTCCGACTAAAAAAGTTCAAGCACAATATTAGTCATAGGTAGTCTTATTTATGATATATTTGATATTCAAAACTGAAAGACATCTACTTCACTAAACTTTTTAAAATCGACCCTTGCATACTAACTTACACATGATATgcatatatgtgtatatataaatatatacattataTTTTCATGTGATGAgttagagcatctccaacaattatgtcattttagagaaaaaaaaaagaaattttggaGAATATTAGGCTTTTTTCACTTAAACAGATTATGCATACAATTCTCTAAAATAGATAAAATGATGAGAGATAATGAAATTTTCTCCAAATTTGCATCAATCTGCAAAATTTTGCAGAACTAATAGCATTAAATGCTACATTTTCTCTAATAACTCAAGGTTTaatatcaatcaatcaaaacaataaaaaatgtgaatcatttatttcaaactagcaaattaaatatatataataatttatggtTATATAAGTatgattatataatattttattcacTTGTAATAAATGCCAAAATATGCAAAATTGATAAATTGTGAGAGTTTGAGCATACATTTTTTGGAGATTTTGACAtttatttctctattttagaTAAATTTTACCAAAACTGTTTGAGATGCTCTTATACCAAATAGTCTTCGATGCACAACATATAAATttagtataaaatatataaataacaaAGATTATGTCGTATAAATACATGTCATGCATACAAGAATTTATGAAATTATGCACGCATGACATCTAAAAGTTCAAATTCCCATTACAAGGTTTTGACTTGTGCGAAGACAGCTCTTGGGGGAGaaaaataattgttttttCCAAGAGTTAATGAGTGAGATGAGATTAAGATCCATgatcttaatttattttattgtgGAAATCTAATTGTTGAAAACATGGTTGACCTCATCTCCTACCTCTTACAATGCAGGTGTGTGATGGGATCAATTACGTAATATCAGCCGTCTTAAAATGTGTTTTGTAATTGGCTTGGGGCGTTTTCGTTTTGGAGGTTGAAAATGTGGAAATGTGACTAGGATCGTATTAGAGGTCAAATACTTTGTTTCCAAAACTTTATCCTTCTAATTGGTGTTTGTTGCTAATTAAGAAATAATTCAGACAAACATGACCAACCAAAACGAGaatcaaacaaaacatataGTTTTATTCTGGATGAAATGTGTGATTTATTTTTGCATTATGAGAAAGATGCTCCAAATGTGTACTGTAATTGCTTAGTATTTAAGCGAAATAAACAAGGGTGTGTTCATATTATAACTAATGGATTCTTTTATGACCACCATGTTGATGTTGTTCTACTTTCTTTTGAGTGGGGATACGGTAGGAGGCTATAGCCCCCCATATAATACCCTCATTTTCAGCATCTTATTTTAGGTCATCTGCTGAGCTATCGTTTTACATACATATTGAATTGGtatgaaattgaaaatcaaaaaGTTGTATATTCCAAATTGTTATATACTACGTTCATCTCATATGATTACTCTATACGCCGGGGATAACGGGCTGATGACTCCCAAGAGCTCACCAAAAGAATCCTTAATTTAAACGATTAACTGATGGGGCTAGCCGAGCTATCAACCTGATCATACGTATATTAGAATCTCCAATCGATCACTTGCGATTTTCATATGATTAATATGGTGGGATTTAGGGGTGGACCTATATATAAGTCTGAAGGTGCCCTGACTCCCCCGCCCCCCATAGATTTTTGAGCATTTGAAGTTTGATTCCTTATTGAGCTGAATTATCATTCAATTAGTTTAACTCTAGCTTAATATATCattaaccccccccccccctctagAATTTCTCATAATCAATTCGTAACCAATCAGTTTTGAATaccaaattaattatattaggaAATGTATTGATTAATTGATTGGTTTTTGTGTCTTTCCAATCAAAATAggtaaaataattgattttgttttatgttagTTCATGAATTTaaggaaatgaaaacatgaactaacaaagaaacaattttttttttaagaaacaaATTACTAGTTTAGGAGATgtacatataattaaattgtttGCTTCATTTGAAGGTGAACATCTTCTACAAGAAAAATACATAAACTTTTgagtgaaatttttttttactaaacTTCCGCGTACTATATATGAACCCTCCCCAGGTTTCAAATCCTGATTTCGTCACTTGTGGGATTATACTACATGAAGTAAAAACCTAACTATGTGATCTACAACCACTCATCTTTAAATGGATGCACCTAAAAAACCTAAAAGGTTGGGTACAACAAAATATTAGGGTGAGTGTCTCTTCTGCCTGTACTGTTTCTATCCACTAAAAACCGCTTTTGTCAGTTATACAATAAATATACACATTTAATTAGAACAACAAAAAGAATTCCCTCCCGTCTTTATAAACACTGTATTCATGTTTGATCCGCCATTTCCAAttgttatggacttatggtaacgtctctctctctctctctctctctctctctctctctctctctctgattgTTCATAACGACTTCTATATATAAAAAGAAGGTAACGATATTTCAAGAGAATCACAACACAAAATCACATTCtctatgtatatatgtgatgtaatTTTCACGTGTATCATGATGCAACATGCATGttacataccatatcacattgAAAGATAATTGATGTGAACAAATAACTTGATATTGGGATCTTAGGACACCAAGTAATGAAACAATAAATCGATAATGCTAGAATACATGCATGTTACATACCATCTCATCGggaaatatatttatatacaaaAGAATCTTGTTGATAGTTGATCACACCAAGTATTATAATGCGTTTGAAATTTAAATACTGATATAGATTTAATTTGTTATCTAAAATAACGACATTTTATCAGGCCGTGAGTGATATCAAACATTGTAGGTAAAAATCGGACACGTGTAGTAGTTTCATGGGGTACATAGTATAGATAACACGAGTTATCGAAAATCCCAATTCCCACATAGGCTAcaaattattttgattttacgaTTGAATCTACTACGTCTATGTATtgtgttggcataggcttatgcccgccataatcagcgcAGTTGTCAGCACACTAAGGCTAATAAATAGCCCAGTCTCGCAATACCAGCAGTGAGTCAGCCATATTAGCCGTGCAACGGGCCGCCCCGCGGCCCAAACCGGctacggacgcgccctcaAACGCATCTTAAAGAATGTTTCAGAGAACACCTTAACTGGACTTTTTCCCACATCGGAAGACGAGTGAATGATCAATCTCAATTCAACTATAAAAtgtcaaacccttgacctcataaggtaaggACACTTAACTACCCactgttactctgcataaattattaCCAATCTGACTTGAACATCATAGAGTTGAAAACCACACCGCCGTGGTCTCTACTTTGACGACTCGTGCTACTTGTGACAGGAAATGAACGAGGGGCATGGCGTATCGCATCAACAAAGAGTGTAGCGTATTGTATCAGCACAATTCACTACGTTAACATTAGCGCCGTATGTAGGAATCGAACCCACGACCACATTTGACATATTGTTATTAGTTTGGGCGGGATTTTTACAGCTACCAAGTATTTTCTGAGCAATACAGTGAGAAAGTTGGTGCAATAGTTAAGGTTGTGGCTAAATTTTCCCAGCAAAATTCTAACTATACtcaataatttaatattttctaattatacCCTTTTTTCAAAATGAGGAAACAGAGAATGCAACCAATCCAACCATCGATCATTCATCCTCCAACTTTTTTATCGGTGGCCGATTGGGAGCAATACCTGTTGAGCGACGTAGACAATGTTAGGGTTACCCATTCTCAAAATTTCACCTGCAACCGGCTCGTGTCAGTAAATATATCAAGAGTCAACCGGGAATCGTCTGTGAAGACAAACCATCTAACTAGAATTTCGAATCCGCGACCCAGAAGCGGAGCCAAATATCGAAACCCACGGGGCTGTCACCGggcctcccctcacagcaccTCCCCATTCGCCACACGTGTACGACATGTCGCTTTCTTTGTGCTCTGGATTGCATTTTACCCAATTTACCGGGCTCGTGTCCATGGCCTTTTGCAATAGTTTCGTAACTGTCCTGTCAGATGATCACAGCCGATTAAAGATCATCTCATTTCACTGAAGCGACAAACTAACCTTCCTCCCCCAAAACACGCGTGTCCACACGCTATGTCTCTCATAGGTCCGTGAGCTCACGCGCTCTGGAAAATGGGTGACGACCCTTTTGTCTAGAAATTGAACGTGGGTGCTTTTCAGTGTGCATAAAGCGTAACCTACGTGGATTAGTGACCCTCGGATTGTCATAGACATAGAGAAAGACATGATCCAACGTTCAAAACACGATGATGTATGTAGACGCGCGTAGCCAGGGAGGAGGTTTCAAggtttaaaaatataaacagAGGGTACACccacaaaaaattaaaaaccgaaaaccagAGCAAAGCTGAAGAAGAGAGCTCCGGTTGGAATCTGCCTCAGttatatttccatttgttttctcttccatctcatttaaaaccaaaattgAATTCTCTTCAATTCCAAGACGAAACTGTCTCCTCTTCCAAATCCCATGCGTTATCTCAACCCCCATCATCTCTTTTGAGCTCCCCCTTCTCGTCTTCCTGACCATCTCAAAATGCAATCAGGGTTCAATTCCGGGGGAGGTCTGCCGGATTTTTAcaccggaggagggagatcggtCGGCAACACCATGAACAACCACCCTTCGCAGCCTCAATACAACCGATCCCAACTTCCAGGGATGTTTTTAGACCCGGCTGTCTCTCAGATCGGTCGGCAGTCGCAGAATCTGCACCATGCTACATCCGGGCTCATCGGAAAAAGAACCCTGGCCGAGTATCAATTTCATCAGCCTATACCGTACCACCAGCAGAGCCTGACTAGTCAACAGAATATGTATCTGCGGTCGCTCAAGCCGAGAACCACGGCGAATTTTCAGCACTCGAGCTTTCAACACTCCTCCCCAATCTCTCCTCTGTCTCCGATTGATTTCTCATCAGGTTCATCATATACAGGTTCGGATAACTCGAGTTCTTCAACAACCTCATCTCTGTTGTCGCAGCGTTATGGGTTGCCGGTTCACCAACAGCTCCGTCCCCAGCCTAATGTAAACCCGAGTTTTCAGGCGACCTCCTTGCCCTACATCAACAACAGGAATTCTCTCCAGCCTTTTCAGACTAGTCAGAGTACTATTCAGAACCGGGTTTCGGTTTCGGCTTCGGCGATTGAGTCcgagaagaagatgattaaCCCCATGATTAACCCGGTTCTGGTTTCGGGTTCTGGTGATTctgagaagaagatgatcgaCCACAGGCTACAGGAACTGGAGAAGCAGCTCCTCGATGATAACGACGAAGAGGAGGAAGCCGGCGACGCAGTTTCGGTTATTACTAAAACCAGCAGCGATTGGACGGAAACTATACAGAATCTGATCAGTCCAAATCAGACGATCCAGAAGCCGATTTCGCCTTCCCCGACTTCCTCGTCGTCTTCGTCCTCCTCGGTGGTGTCTCCGGCGACCCTGACGTGTTCAAAGCAGTCACTTATGGAGGCCGCATCGGCTATTGCAGAAGGTAAACCCGAGCCCGCGGCTGAGATCCTTACTCGCCTGACTCAGGTGACCAATCCGAGACCCAGTTCGGAGCAGAAGGTGCTTGACTTCATGGCTTCGGCGTTGAAATCCAGGGTCAACCCGGTGGATAATCCGCCGCCGGTGAATGAGCTGTTCACTCCGGAACACGCCGGGTCCACTCAGTTTCTGTATGATCTTGTACCGTGTTTCAGGCTGGGTTGGATGGCAGCTAACGTGGAGATTCTGGAAGCTACATTAGAGGACCAGTCGACGACCAATAAGGTTCATGTGATTGACTTCGATATTGGGCAGGGCGGTCAGTACAAGCACCTCCTCCGCGCGCTCTCCACGCGCCAGAATGGGAATGGGAAGCCCTCGCTGCTGAAGATCACCACCGTCGCCCCTGATAATAATGGGGGCGAGGACAGGTTGAGAACAGTACGTGACAATCTGAGTCAGGTAGCGAAGCAGCTGCGCGTGGGCCTTGAATTCCACGTGGCGGTGAGTCACCAGCTGAGCGAGCTGAACCGGGAGGCTCTCGGCTGCGGGCCGGACGAGCCGGTCGCCGTGAACTTCGCGTTCAAGATGTACCGCATGGCGGACGAGAGTGTCTCCACGGACAACCCGCGAGACGAGCTGCTGCGGCGCGTGAAGGGACTCGCGCCGCGGGTGGTGACACTGGTCGAGCAGGAGCTGAACACCAACACCGCGCCGTTCATGGCGCGCGTGAACGAGTGCTGCGCGTATTACGGGGCCTTGATGGACTCGATCGAGGCGGTGGCGAAGGACAGCCCGGACCGAGTCAAAGCGGAGGAGGCGCTGAGACGGAAGATAGTGAACTCGGTGGCTTGCGAAGGGAGGGACCGCGTTGAAAGATGTGAAGTGTTTGGGAAGTGGCGGGCCCGGATGGGAATGGCGGGGTTCGAGCTAAGGGCAATGAGCCAAAGCGTGACCGAGTCGTTAAGTCGACTCGACTACGGCAACCGAGTCCACCCGGGGTTCACCGTGAAAGTACAAAACGGTGCCGTTTGCTTCGGTTGGACAAGCCGCAATCTCACTGTCGCATCAGCCTGGCGTTAACTTCACACCCAGCTccctattttcttcttcatttttacATTTTCTCTCGATTATTATTAATTGTTATAAATACCCCTCATTATTATCGAAGCTTTGCTTTCCTGAGAAAATGgaaaaagagaaggaaaaaaagaagaagaagctaatTCCCAACCAGAACGCAACAATAAAATTCGCGTGTTTGGATTCCTACAAAAATTCCTGTGCTTGTTTGCATTGCATTTATTATTTTCGACCCTGTGGGCGTGTGAGACGTTGCGTTTGGTACCAACCACTATGGAGGGCCTCCACTAATTTcttgtatttattttctagTGAAAGTTAGCTTATTTGGCTTTCGAATGTGAATGTGGCACATTCTCATTGGATGCCAGTGCTAGAGGCCATGCTGAGCTTATTGATAGAGAATTGCTGCCTTGTAATTTTGCTTGTGTTTGTTGATAACAGTACAAGTCTGTTGGAAAGTAATGGATTTTGGGGTGTACACTTGTGTCATTATGTCTCCTTCCTCACTGTTTTCTGTATTGTCAATCTTAGTTTTAATGTGATAAAATGACCGGCCGGTATTGTATAAGATTTGGTTTCTACTAGTAGTTTTGGTTTCTATTTGATAGTTCCGTATATAAGATTAAGTAGCCTCGAAAATCAAGTTTTTGTAGGCTTTAACACAAGAACTAAAACAAAACATGGTGTTGACATGCTTAGTGTTCTGTTGTATATACTTTAATGTATTGTCAATCTTGGTTTTAATGCGATAAAATGACCGACTTGTAGCATATGAGCAATTGCCAATGATATGATTAAACGATTTTGTTGGTGTGTGAACAAAGTTAGCCTCTAGATTAATGTAGAATAATCATATCTATTTAAATTAGTTTTCATGACACAATGTTAGTAGGTTTGAATTCCTCTACATGTACTTTCCATTTAGCGTCTTGATCTTAATGTTATAAAAACGACTCATTATGTCGTATAAGCAATTGTGGAGTTTGTACTCGGATAATTTAGTTAGCATatgaacattttttttctcttagtAGTTTCACACATGCGAATCGGTTTTATCTGATACCACAACCAAAGCACGACATGTGAGTAGGTTCAGTTCTTGTAAGGTATATACCTTCCATTTACCGTCAATCTTGATTTTAATGTCATAAAAACGACCAGCTAATGTCGTATAAGCAATTTGTCAATATCATAATTAACTATTTTGTTCGTATGATGACAAATTTCAACCAGCATTTTAAAATTATGAGCTCGTTTTTACCAGTTATGATAAGGAATATCATTTTCAACGATTGTAATCGTTAACTTTCTTAAATGAATTGCTAGTTTCAATGATCTTTCATGTAATAAGGCTGAGATGCCCATCATTGAAGACATGGTTATAGAAGGAGACACAAGTGGATAAATTATGCAATGTCGTATGTAAATGAGGTAAACAATCATAAATTGCATTTAAGTGCTACATGGTAGACACTATGGCATGTGTTTATTTTACCTTATAACACGATGGAATCATATTCAGTCATGGCAGACAGTAAACAGCTAATGCTGGTGCCTCATAAATATCTCTACATTAAACTCACGTAAGCAATACAAGTAAGCTATCTGCTACGGGTAGCAGTCCCACACCACAAAATTCTGATTTGAAATTAATTTCCATAATAAATGAGGTAATGCGGGAAAATAACTGCGAATTTTATGACGTATGCACCACATAAATAttgggagggggggggggggggttggaTTTGATGCGCAGAACTATCAGAGCTGTGTCACCCAAAGAGTGAGGCAGAAGAGTAATGTCGATGTAACTTTGCATCATAATTTGCCATGGCGAGATCCCCAAAAAATGGTGGTGTTGTTTGTTTTACGTGTTTGTACATGCCACTTTTTTGAGCTTGTGCTAATTATGCATAAGGATCAAGGATGTGCAAAGGTAAATGGGTGAAGTCTAGCGAAGTAAAGagtaattttcaaaatttactTCAGGATTGAGAGAACATGTAGAGTGCGAAGCCTCCTTGAACACTTCAAAAAAACGATTTCACATGAGCCCTATCAGGGACTAGTACCATGCTGGAGGGATTATTTTCCGCTATGGAGATATTCTGATGTTCTAGATGTTGATTGTCTCTGCTCGCGCTCGTAAGAGCCACATGAGACTAGAGAGCCCCATGGATTATTGGAGTCCATGGTCCTCGCTGTGAAAtcaaaaaaacaattttatgTTGCACATTGTAGAATTATAACGTTTATTCGTATAACATATTGTTAGAAGCGAAATAATGAGTTGCACGTTTGAGTTCTAGAAAAAACATCGGTGTAATCTTAACAACGTACTTATATGTATAGTGATCAACTGACCATCCGAAACTAATCTCTAATCTGTTGAAATATGAAGTATAGCTTATGGTCTTTTTTCAGTTGTTcagttggaaaatggttgaaAAAACtattaaaaatcaaattttaattgattaattaaattaagttaaacttataattaatcaaagatgaacatagatttgagttctccataatgagggctacaagatcatatgtttgtttgtgtaatttggtttgtgggtgaataagaaattgtcactcaaagatggctacttagaatgagggaaatgtatttgtcccacattggaaaagagaagtgttgaaaagactttatatataatccattgtgtatggattgtaaagtgtgtaagtccccttataccctcttgCGCACGCGCatggggggtgcaaatcctaggtcacaagggaaactcgtgtatgcccgtgcgacctgcggacacgaatgcaacaccgaattgagggtcggaacgcagattttttttac
This genomic interval carries:
- the LOC126801531 gene encoding scarecrow-like protein 8, translating into MQSGFNSGGGLPDFYTGGGRSVGNTMNNHPSQPQYNRSQLPGMFLDPAVSQIGRQSQNLHHATSGLIGKRTLAEYQFHQPIPYHQQSLTSQQNMYLRSLKPRTTANFQHSSFQHSSPISPLSPIDFSSGSSYTGSDNSSSSTTSSLLSQRYGLPVHQQLRPQPNVNPSFQATSLPYINNRNSLQPFQTSQSTIQNRVSVSASAIESEKKMINPMINPVLVSGSGDSEKKMIDHRLQELEKQLLDDNDEEEEAGDAVSVITKTSSDWTETIQNLISPNQTIQKPISPSPTSSSSSSSSVVSPATLTCSKQSLMEAASAIAEGKPEPAAEILTRLTQVTNPRPSSEQKVLDFMASALKSRVNPVDNPPPVNELFTPEHAGSTQFLYDLVPCFRLGWMAANVEILEATLEDQSTTNKVHVIDFDIGQGGQYKHLLRALSTRQNGNGKPSLLKITTVAPDNNGGEDRLRTVRDNLSQVAKQLRVGLEFHVAVSHQLSELNREALGCGPDEPVAVNFAFKMYRMADESVSTDNPRDELLRRVKGLAPRVVTLVEQELNTNTAPFMARVNECCAYYGALMDSIEAVAKDSPDRVKAEEALRRKIVNSVACEGRDRVERCEVFGKWRARMGMAGFELRAMSQSVTESLSRLDYGNRVHPGFTVKVQNGAVCFGWTSRNLTVASAWR